The segment TGATTATATATGACAACGGTTATTGATTCATCATTTCAACAATTTCAAACGTGTATTGATGCTTGTAACAAATGTATGCAAGCATGTGAAGAATGTCTGACTTCATGTTTAAAAGCAGCTGACGTACAGGCTAGAACACATTGTATCAACATTTTAAGGGATTGTGCAGATATTTGTGCCATGGCGGCTCAATGGATGTCTCGCGGAAGCATGTATGCGAAGGAGTTTTGCCAACTTTGCGCGACAATTTGCGATGCTTGTGCCGCTGAATGTGCAAAATTCCAAGATACACACTGTCAGGAATGTGCCAATTTATGCCGTCAGTGTGCTGAAGAATGCCGTAAAATGTCATCATAATACTATTTGAGGGTGTCTCAAAAGTGATCACTTTTGAGACACCCTCTCTCTTTCATGTTACTTCACATTATATCCTTGCTCTTCAATCGCTTCTTTCAGTTTTTCTACGCTGACCTTTGTTTCATCATACTCCACATCGACAGTTCCTTCTTGCAAATGCACTTCTACACGGCTGACGCCATCCAACGCTTGAAGGGCATTGGTCACCGCTGCTTTGCAATGTCCGCATGTCATTCCTTGTACTTGTAATGTAATGGTCATCGTCCATTCCTCCTTGAATGTTTATAGTTTCACGCGTTTCAAACGAAGCGCGTTGGCGACAACCGACACAGAGCTGAATGCCATCGCCGCTCCAGCGATCCATGGTTCTAATAATCCGAAAGCGGCGACCGGAATGCCAATCGTATTATAAAACAACGCCCAGAACAGATTTTGCCGAATGTTTTTCATCGTTTTGCGGCTCAACTCAATGGCTTTCGGGATATGGCGCAAATCGCCGCCGACCAAGGTCACGTCCGCGGTCTCGATGGCGACATCAGCTCCCGTGCCAATCGCCATCCCAATATCCGCTTTCGCAAGAGCTGGAGCGTCATTAATTCCATCACCGACCATCGCCACACGTTTTCCTTGTTTTTGCAATTCCTCGACGATGTTCGCTTTGTCTTCCGGAAGCACCTCGGCGTACACATGCTCAATGCCGACTTCATTGGCGATCGCTTCCGCTGTCCGTTGATTGTCCCCTGTTGCCATATAGACATCGATGCCCATTTGTTTTAATGTTTGAATCGCTTCTTTCGAGCTTTCTTTCACCGTATCCGCGACAGCAATGATGCCGGCAAGCTGTCCATCGATGGCAACGAGCATCACTGTTTTCCCTTGTTTTTCAAGCTCTACCATTTTATGGCTCTTCACCACAAAGTGTACTTGACAAAGAAAGACGATTATGATAAAGAAAATCAAAACAGCATTTTTCCTTTTTATACCACACATCTCTTTGAGCAACATTGCTATCATGTTTGTCTTTAAAAGTCAAGTACATCTTTTGGTGATGAACCCATTTTATCTTCATGCACAGAAATCGCTACAGAGCGCTCCTTCATCAATTTTCGCGTCCCAATAAGGATGCTTTTTCCGTCAATGACCGCTTCAATTCCGTGGCCGGTAATGGCGGAGAAGTGCTCCAATGGCTTCATCGAAATCGCTTGTTTCTTCCCGTATTCAACAATCGCATGAGCCAGCGGATGCTCCGAAGCGCTCTCGGCGGAAACCGCATAATCGAGCATGTCCTCGCGGAAGGCTAGCACATCGGTGACTTCCGGTTTTCCTTTTGTCACGGTTCCTGTTTTATCGAGTAATACGGCATTGATTTTATGCGTTCCCTCTAGGTACTCACCTCCTTTAAAGAGAATTCCTTGTTCTGCCCCTTTTCCTGTACCGACCATAATCGATGTCGGCGTGGCAAGACCGAGCGCACAAGGGCACGCGATGACAAGAACAGCGATGGCCGCCTCAAGCGCTTTCGCCAAATCACCCGGCGCAACGAAGAAGTACCAGATTAGAAAGGAAACAACCGCAATTCCGACAACAATCGGTACGAAAATACCGGAAATGGTATCCGCCATCCGCTGAATCGGGGCTTTCGACCCTTGCGCCTCTTCAACGATTTTAATGATATTGGCCAGCGCGGTATCTTTTCCGACTTTTTCGGCACGAATGGTCAGTACGCCATTCGTATTCATCGTCGCCCCGATCACATAGTCGCCTTCCTTTTTATCAACCGGGATCGATTCACCGGTAATCATCGATTCGTCTACGGAAGATGCTCCGGCGATGACCATACCGTCTACCGGGATTTTTTCTCCCGGCTTAACAACGATCGTATCGCCGATCACCACTTCCTCCAGCGGAACTTTCATTTCTTCCCCATTCCGAATGACGGTCGCTTCCTTCGCCTGCAGGCTGACTAGCTTCGAGATCGCTTCGGTTGTCCGCCCTTTCGCAAGCGCTTCAAAGTATTTGCCGACAAGCACAAGCGTAATCAAGACGGCGCTCGTTTCAAAATACAGCCTCGGCATATAGTCAGGATTCCCAAGCGTCCGCCACGCTTCATACAAGCTGTAAACGTACGCGGCCGATGTTCCAAGCGCCACTAGGACGTCCATGTTCGCGCTCTTGTTTCGTAACGCCCGGTACGCCCCGACATAGAAGGGACCGCCGATGTAGAACTGAACCGGTGTAGCTAAAAGAAGCTGGAACCACGGATTCATCAGCCAATGCGGCATCGGCAAGCCGATATCAAACGGCATATGAGCCAGCATCGTATAGAGCAGCGGCAACGATAAGATGATGGAAATCGCGAGTTGCCGTTGCTTCTGTTTCAGCCGCTCTTCTTTCCGGACGGCATCGTCTTGTTCTTCGTTTCGAATTTGCCCCCTGTACCCAAGCTTTTTGATTTTCTCTAAAATGTCTTCGACAGATGTGACACCCTCCTTGTATTCGACCACCGCGCTGTTTGTCGCCAAGTTGACAGCAGCGCTTGTCACACCTTCCATCCGATTTAACCCTTTTTCAATCCGCGTCGCACAGGCCGCACATGTCATTCCTTCAATATCAAGCGTCACTTTTTCCGTCGCAACGCCATACCCCAAATTCTCAATTTTCGTTTCGATATCGGCTATATTTTGCTTCGATGGATCATATTTAATCGTTGCTTTTTCCATTGCCAAATTGACATTGGCTTTGACGCCATCCATCTTATTTAATACTTTCTCAATCCGATTGGCGCACGCGGCACATGTCATGCCGGTCACTCTAAGTGTGACATGCTTTTGTTCACTCATAATGCTTCCCACTCCTTTCACTTTGAGAACTGTTTAATGACATCCATTAATTCGCGAATGGATTCTTCTCCACTTCCTTCGCGGATCGCTTTAGACACACAATGGCTGACATGACGTTCTAACAAGTTCAATCCTACTTTATTTAACGCTGCCGTGATCGCTGAAATTTGCACTAAAATATCAATACAATAACGATTGTCCTCCACCATTTTTTGCACACCGCGCACTTGTCCTTCGATGCGCTTCAAGCGCTTGATGATGCGTTCGATTTCCTGTTCCGTTCGTGGAACCATTTTTTTATCCATATTATGATCTTCATAATGGTTCATCAAACATCACCTCTTTTAATTACATTATACCGGTAATGGGTATAAAGCGCAACTAGGATATCTCACAAATCATGTTCGCCAACAATCCATAATAAACACTAAGTAGGAAAAATCCAATTTTCCACAAAAAATTCACAATTTTATTTTACAGTATCGTTATCAAGATTGAAGAGAGAGGATCGATCAATATGAACGATATCAATGTATTTCTAGCTTTCGGAGCGGGATTACTGTCTTTTATATCCCCTTGTTGTTTACCGCTATATCCAGCTTTTTTATCTTACATTACTGGGGTATCCGTTGATGAAATAAAGAAAGAAAATGGGATGCTTCAAAAACGCGCAATACTCCATACATTCTTTTTCTTGCTCGGTTTTTCCGTCATCTTCATCGCTATTGGTTTTGGTACTTCTGTAATAGGAAAACTATTCGTTGATTACCAAGATTTAATCAGACAAATTAGTGCCTTGTTCATTATCTTTTTTGGTCTCGTCATTTTAGGTGTATTTTCACCTTCCTTTATGATGAAAGATAAACGGTTAGTTTTCCGCAACAAGCCTTCCGGTTATTTTGGCTCTATTTTAATTGGCATAGGATTCGCAGCGGGCTGGACTCCCTGCACAGGTCCAATTCTTGTATCAGTGATCGCGTTAGCAGCTACCAAACCGAGTGCAGCTATGTTATATATGTTCGCATATGTATTAGGGTTTGCTGTACCTTTTTTCATCATGTCATTTTTTATCAGCAAGTTGAATTGGATAAAAAGATATAACGCTGTCATCGTCAAAGTCGGAGGGGTTCTTATGATTATCATGGGAATTATGCTGTTTTTTGATTGGATGACAAAGATCATTATCTTTTTTACAGATTTGTTTGGTGGGTTCACAGGTTTTTAATATACTCCCGAAATCCCCCCTTGAGTGAATAGCAACAATTCTTGTTACTGTCCACTCAGGAGGGATCATTATTTAGTTTTTATTGAATATTCGAGATCATGCGATCCATCGTTTCATAAGACATAGGACCTATATACTTATCTCTAATAACCCCGTTTTTATCGATGATATACGAAGTGGGGATCGTTATTGCACCGTATAGATTTCCAATGTCCCCTTGCTCATCAAGCACAACTTTAAATGTCACTCCCTTATTTTTCACAAAATCGTTCACCGCATCAGGACCTCTTTCGCTATTCGTTAAGTTGACTGCTAAAATTTCTACATTGTTATTTTTATTATTTTCGTAGAACTTTTGCATTTCTGGCATTTCAGCTCTACAAGGCGGACACCAAGTAGCCCAAAAATTCAATATCACCGTTTTTCCACGCAAATCAGACAATTTTATTTTATCCCCTGTAATTGAAAGTAATTCAAAATCCGGGGCAACTTCTCCTTTATTCGTGCCGATTTTTCCCGAATCCAATGAAGTAGACACGACCGGCTTTGGTTTGATCTTTCCTTCTTCCTGTTGATTGTTAAAAATAGAAGCTACAGCAATACTTACCATCATCACACCTAAAGCGAGTTGGGTCATTGCGTTTCTCCGCCCCTTGTTCTCGTCCCCAAGAGCCGCTTCTCTTTCTCGCCTCTCTAACCAATATGAAATACATATAAAAACGATAACGAGAGAGCCATACAACCATACTTCTTTTGATATGATTCCTGTATTTACAAAATATTTTTTATACAGGGCTAGTTCGAATTGAATGAGATGGAACCATATAAGAAGTTGCAATAAAGTTTTTTGAATTTTGACTCGTGATGCTACTATAAAAAAACAAATCGCTACTATTGCTTGCAAAATGATGAAATAATTTTGGGAATTTTCCATTACTCGAATCCATGCAAAAGTACTAAAATAGCCAAAATATACCGGAACTACTGCTCGTGTGTAAGAAGCCACAGGAATATTCTGCTTTTTTACGTATAACCAAGTATAGACCGTGATAAAAACAATCCCCATACTAATGCCAACATATCCCCCGTTAAAATAAAGGATTGTCATCGGATTTTGTAAAACTGAATTCGGATGTAAAAAGACATAACTAAATTTCCAAATGAGTACACCGTTGGTTCATCACCAAAAGATGTACTTGACTTTTAAAGACAAACATGATAGCAATGTTGCTCAAAGAGATGTGTGGTATAAAAAGGAAAAATGCTGTTTTGATTTTCTTTATCATAATCGTCTTTCTTTGTCAAGTACACTTTGTGGTGAAGAGCCACACCGTTAATAAAACTGTTAAAAATTAAATCCATGATGTTTCGTTCTATTTTTAATATCTTAATGCCGTAATAAAACATAACATAGCTAATCAGTAAGCTGCTTACGAGCAAAAGATTTTCGCCTTGAACTACAATATTGCCGAATTGCAATACGCATCCCTCCAAAATTTTATGTAGTTGGCTTATTATAAATAAAAAATAGGATCTTCACCAAAAGTTGTACTTGACTGTTTCAGATCATGTCTTGCTTACATGCATAAGGAAAATCAGTAAATCAACGATTTTCCTACATGGTGACACGAGAAAAAGCCTCGCTTGTCAAGTACACGTTGTGGTGATGAACCAAAAAATATGAATTTATTATGGAGATAAAAAGAAGTTGTTGACAATGCAATCAACAACTTCCTTCATCTATATGAAATGAAAAAAGGGGGGAGCAATGGTAAATCGCATCTCCTGTATACAATATAACGACTACAATTTTTTGGATAGCTGTTCAAATTCATCTAAAGAGATCTCTCCTTTGGCTAATCGTACTTTCAATATTTCTATCGGAGAGAGTTCT is part of the [Flavobacterium] thermophilum genome and harbors:
- the copZ_3 gene encoding Copper chaperone CopZ, which translates into the protein MTITLQVQGMTCGHCKAAVTNALQALDGVSRVEVHLQEGTVDVEYDETKVSVEKLKEAIEEQGYNVK
- the copA_7 gene encoding Copper-exporting P-type ATPase A yields the protein MIFFIIIVFLCQVHFVVKSHKMVELEKQGKTVMLVAIDGQLAGIIAVADTVKESSKEAIQTLKQMGIDVYMATGDNQRTAEAIANEVGIEHVYAEVLPEDKANIVEELQKQGKRVAMVGDGINDAPALAKADIGMAIGTGADVAIETADVTLVGGDLRHIPKAIELSRKTMKNIRQNLFWALFYNTIGIPVAAFGLLEPWIAGAAMAFSSVSVVANALRLKRVKL
- the copA_8 gene encoding Copper-exporting P-type ATPase A, which gives rise to MSEQKHVTLRVTGMTCAACANRIEKVLNKMDGVKANVNLAMEKATIKYDPSKQNIADIETKIENLGYGVATEKVTLDIEGMTCAACATRIEKGLNRMEGVTSAAVNLATNSAVVEYKEGVTSVEDILEKIKKLGYRGQIRNEEQDDAVRKEERLKQKQRQLAISIILSLPLLYTMLAHMPFDIGLPMPHWLMNPWFQLLLATPVQFYIGGPFYVGAYRALRNKSANMDVLVALGTSAAYVYSLYEAWRTLGNPDYMPRLYFETSAVLITLVLVGKYFEALAKGRTTEAISKLVSLQAKEATVIRNGEEMKVPLEEVVIGDTIVVKPGEKIPVDGMVIAGASSVDESMITGESIPVDKKEGDYVIGATMNTNGVLTIRAEKVGKDTALANIIKIVEEAQGSKAPIQRMADTISGIFVPIVVGIAVVSFLIWYFFVAPGDLAKALEAAIAVLVIACPCALGLATPTSIMVGTGKGAEQGILFKGGEYLEGTHKINAVLLDKTGTVTKGKPEVTDVLAFREDMLDYAVSAESASEHPLAHAIVEYGKKQAISMKPLEHFSAITGHGIEAVIDGKSILIGTRKLMKERSVAISVHEDKMGSSPKDVLDF
- the csoR_4 gene encoding Copper-sensitive operon repressor; its protein translation is MNHYEDHNMDKKMVPRTEQEIERIIKRLKRIEGQVRGVQKMVEDNRYCIDILVQISAITAALNKVGLNLLERHVSHCVSKAIREGSGEESIRELMDVIKQFSK
- a CDS encoding Thiol:disulfide interchange protein, translating into MNDINVFLAFGAGLLSFISPCCLPLYPAFLSYITGVSVDEIKKENGMLQKRAILHTFFFLLGFSVIFIAIGFGTSVIGKLFVDYQDLIRQISALFIIFFGLVILGVFSPSFMMKDKRLVFRNKPSGYFGSILIGIGFAAGWTPCTGPILVSVIALAATKPSAAMLYMFAYVLGFAVPFFIMSFFISKLNWIKRYNAVIVKVGGVLMIIMGIMLFFDWMTKIIIFFTDLFGGFTGF
- the stoA_3 gene encoding Stage IV sporulation protein H, which codes for MTQLALGVMMVSIAVASIFNNQQEEGKIKPKPVVSTSLDSGKIGTNKGEVAPDFELLSITGDKIKLSDLRGKTVILNFWATWCPPCRAEMPEMQKFYENNKNNNVEILAVNLTNSERGPDAVNDFVKNKGVTFKVVLDEQGDIGNLYGAITIPTSYIIDKNGVIRDKYIGPMSYETMDRMISNIQ